The Oncorhynchus tshawytscha isolate Ot180627B linkage group LG08, Otsh_v2.0, whole genome shotgun sequence genome window below encodes:
- the pax1a gene encoding paired box protein Pax-1a produces the protein MEQTYGEVNQLGGVFVNGRPLPNAIRLRIVELAQLGIRPCDISRQLRVSHGCVSKILARYNETGSILPGAIGGSKPRVTTPNVVKNIRDYKLGDPGIFAWEIRDRLLADGVCDKYNVPSVSSISRILRNKIGNLSQPNQYESSKQAPTQAGLSYNHIYPYSYPNAMSPNGKMGSGPGVPVTAGHVSISRAWPSAHTVTNILGIRAFMDHQAIAGAEGYPPKMEDWSSVNRATFPSAHAVNGIDKSVIDADIKYAQPSSTLSSYVPACSYSSSNQYGVYSGPGSYVTPGHHWQSQNSSLSLPSSGMTMHAGDIHSSMAFKHPSREGDRKPTSPLSKQQQHEALSSVHGLNLPTSSS, from the exons ATGG AGCAAACCTATGGGGAGGTGAATCAGTTGGGTGGTGTATTCGTCAATGGACGACCGCTGCCCAACGCCATACGACTACGGATAGTGGAATTGGCCCAGCTTGGAATCAGACCCTGCGATATCAGTAGGCAACTTCGTGTCTCTCATGGCTGTGTGAGCAAGATACTAGCACGATACAATGAAACGGGTTCTATTTTACCCGGTGCCATCGGGGGGAGCAAACCACGGGTTACTACACCGAATGTGGTGAAGAACATAAGGGATTACAAACTAGGTGACCCGGGGATCTTTGCCTGGGAGATCCGGGACAGGCTTCTCGCAGACGGAGTTTGTGACAAATACAACGTGCCCTCAGTAAGCTCCATCAGCAGGATTTTACGGAACAAGATTGGAAATCTTTCCCAGCCGAACCAGTATGAGAGCAGCAAGCAAGCCCCCACACAGGCCGGCCTCTCTTACAACCACATATACCCCTATTCATACCCCAACGCTATGTCACCCAATGGCAAAATGGGCAGCGGTCCCGGAGTACCCGTGACGGCCGGGCATGTAAGCATATCAAGGGCCTGGCCATCAGCACACACTGTCACCAACATTCTGGGTATCAGGGCCTTCATGGATCATCAAG CTATTGCTGGAGCAGAGGGATATCCACCGAAAATGGAGGACTGGAGTAGTGTCAACAGAGCGACGTTTCCCTCTGCTCATGCAGTCAACGGAATTGACAAATCAGTCATTGATGCGGACATAAAATATGCACAG ccTTCATCAACATTATCCAGTTATGTCCCAGCTTGTTCCTACTCATCTTCGAACCAGTATGGCGTTTATAGTGGGCCAGGTAGCTATGTGACCCCTGGACACCATTGGCAGTCCCAGAACTCGAGTTTGTCCCTCCCAAGCAGCGGCATGACGATGCACGCGGGAGACATACACTCTTCAATGGCGTTCAAACATCCATCGCGAGAAG GAGACAGAAAGCCCACCAGTCCACTaagcaagcagcagcagcacgagGCGTTGAGCAGTGTACACGGACTCAATCTCCCTACCTCATCCTCTTAA